In Collimonas arenae, a single genomic region encodes these proteins:
- the secA gene encoding preprotein translocase subunit SecA yields the protein MSLLTQIFGSRNQRLLKQYKKVVRQINALEPAFEKLSDAELQAKTPELKQRIAGGEKLDDLLPEAFAVCREAGKRVLKMRHFDVQLIGGMVLHYGKIAEMGTGEGKTLMATLPAYLNALSGKGVHVVTVNDYLAQRDAEWMGRLYGWLGLTTGVNLSSVEHDAKQVAYGADITYGTNNEFGFDYLRDNMVYDAADRVQRTLNFAIVDEVDSILIDEARTPLIISGQAENHTDLYYKINEVPPLLIQQIGEETPDGKGKVEVPGDYTKDEKAHQVLLTEAGHEKAEQILTNMGLLAEGASLYDAANISLIHHLYAALRAHSLYFKDQHYVVQGGEIVIVDEFTGRMMTGRRWSDGLHQAVEAKEGVKIQNENQTLASITFQNYFRMYGKLAGMTGTADTEAYEFQEIYGLETVVIPQNRPNQRKDRQDQVYKTSQEKYNAMLKDIQDCYERGQPVLVGTTSIENSELLAEILSKAKLPHNVLNAKQHAREAEIIAQAGRPKAITIATNMAGRGTDIVLGGNVEKQIQFIEADEALSDTEKQLRSDKLRDEWQSLHDHVVHAGGLHIIGTERHESRRVDNQLRGRAARQGDPGSSRFYLSLDDALLRIFAGDRVRAIMDRLKMPEGEPIEAGIVSRSIESAQRKVEARNFDIRKQLLEYDDVANDQRKVIYQQRNELLESQGVTETVASLREGVLDDTFRTHVPAESLEEQWDIPALEATLASELHLEVPLGEMLKSEPNLTDEELLERVLATAESSYAAKTEIVGKESFAGFERSVMLQSVDSHWREHLAALDHLRQGIHLRGYAQKNPKQEYKREAFELFGQMLDLIKNEVVKVVMTVRIENREEIAAAEEEMAQSHVENVHYQHADFDPTAAPEALLAPTAHNDASQHQISDVPKVGRNDPCPCGSGKKYKQCHGQLM from the coding sequence ATGTCATTACTGACCCAGATTTTCGGTAGCCGCAACCAGCGCCTGCTCAAACAATATAAAAAAGTCGTCCGACAAATTAATGCACTTGAACCGGCATTTGAAAAACTGTCCGATGCTGAGCTGCAGGCTAAAACGCCGGAGCTGAAGCAGCGTATTGCTGGCGGCGAAAAGCTCGACGACCTGTTGCCAGAAGCTTTTGCGGTATGCCGCGAGGCCGGCAAGCGCGTCTTGAAGATGCGCCATTTCGACGTCCAGCTGATCGGCGGCATGGTACTACATTACGGCAAGATCGCCGAAATGGGCACAGGCGAAGGCAAGACGCTGATGGCGACCCTGCCGGCTTATCTGAACGCGCTGTCCGGCAAGGGCGTGCATGTGGTGACCGTCAATGATTACCTGGCGCAACGCGATGCCGAATGGATGGGACGCCTGTATGGCTGGCTTGGCCTGACTACCGGTGTCAACCTGTCGTCGGTTGAGCACGACGCCAAGCAAGTCGCCTACGGCGCAGACATCACCTACGGCACCAACAACGAATTCGGTTTTGATTACTTGCGTGACAACATGGTGTACGACGCTGCTGACCGCGTCCAGCGCACACTGAATTTCGCCATCGTCGATGAAGTTGACTCGATCCTGATCGACGAAGCCCGTACGCCGCTGATCATTTCAGGCCAGGCTGAAAACCACACAGACCTCTACTACAAGATCAATGAAGTGCCGCCGCTGCTGATCCAGCAAATTGGTGAAGAAACGCCGGACGGCAAGGGTAAGGTTGAAGTCCCGGGCGACTACACCAAGGATGAGAAGGCGCATCAGGTCCTGCTGACGGAAGCCGGCCATGAAAAGGCTGAGCAGATCCTGACCAACATGGGTTTGCTGGCAGAAGGCGCTTCGTTGTACGACGCCGCCAACATCAGCCTGATTCATCACCTGTACGCTGCACTGCGCGCGCATTCGCTGTATTTCAAGGACCAGCACTATGTCGTGCAGGGCGGCGAAATCGTCATCGTCGATGAATTCACCGGCCGCATGATGACCGGTCGCCGCTGGTCGGATGGCTTGCATCAGGCAGTGGAAGCGAAAGAAGGCGTCAAGATCCAGAACGAGAACCAGACCCTGGCCTCGATCACTTTCCAGAACTACTTCCGTATGTACGGCAAGCTGGCCGGTATGACCGGTACAGCCGATACCGAAGCTTACGAATTCCAGGAAATCTATGGCCTGGAAACCGTGGTGATTCCGCAAAACCGTCCGAACCAGCGTAAAGATCGCCAAGATCAGGTCTACAAGACTTCGCAGGAAAAATACAATGCGATGCTGAAGGATATCCAGGATTGCTACGAGCGTGGACAGCCGGTGCTGGTTGGTACGACTTCGATCGAAAACTCGGAGCTGCTGGCCGAAATCCTGAGCAAGGCCAAGCTGCCGCACAACGTGCTGAACGCCAAGCAGCATGCGCGTGAAGCGGAGATCATTGCACAGGCCGGCCGTCCTAAGGCGATCACCATCGCGACCAACATGGCCGGTCGCGGTACCGACATCGTGCTGGGCGGGAATGTCGAGAAGCAGATCCAGTTCATCGAAGCAGACGAAGCGCTGAGCGATACGGAAAAGCAGCTGCGCTCCGACAAGTTGCGTGATGAATGGCAATCGCTGCATGACCATGTGGTCCATGCGGGTGGCTTGCACATTATCGGTACTGAACGTCATGAGTCACGTCGCGTGGACAACCAGTTGCGCGGCCGCGCCGCCCGCCAGGGCGATCCAGGTTCTTCGCGTTTCTATCTGTCGCTGGATGACGCCTTGCTGCGCATTTTTGCCGGCGACCGAGTGCGCGCGATCATGGACCGTTTGAAGATGCCGGAAGGCGAACCAATCGAAGCGGGTATCGTATCGCGTTCGATTGAGTCGGCGCAGCGCAAGGTGGAAGCGCGCAACTTCGATATCCGTAAGCAATTGCTGGAGTACGACGACGTCGCCAATGACCAGCGTAAGGTGATTTATCAGCAGCGTAACGAATTGCTCGAATCACAAGGCGTTACCGAGACTGTCGCATCGTTGCGTGAAGGTGTGCTGGACGACACTTTCCGCACCCATGTACCGGCTGAATCGCTGGAAGAGCAATGGGATATCCCAGCGCTGGAAGCGACTTTGGCTAGTGAGTTGCATCTGGAAGTGCCGCTGGGCGAAATGCTGAAATCGGAACCGAACCTGACCGATGAAGAGTTGCTGGAGCGCGTACTGGCCACGGCGGAGAGTTCGTATGCCGCCAAGACCGAAATCGTTGGCAAGGAGTCGTTCGCCGGCTTCGAGCGTAGCGTCATGCTGCAAAGCGTCGACAGCCACTGGCGCGAACATCTGGCGGCGCTGGATCATCTGCGCCAAGGTATCCATCTGCGCGGTTACGCGCAGAAGAATCCGAAGCAGGAATACAAGCGCGAAGCATTTGAGCTGTTCGGCCAGATGCTGGACCTGATCAAGAATGAAGTGGTCAAGGTCGTGATGACGGTGCGTATCGAGAACCGTGAAGAAATCGCGGCAGCGGAAGAGGAAATGGCGCAATCGCATGTTGAAAACGTCCATTATCAACACGCTGATTTCGATCCTACTGCAGCACCGGAAGCATTGCTGGCGCCAACCGCGCATAACGATGCGTCGCAGCATCAGATTAGCGATGTGCCAAAGGTCGGCCGCAACGACCCTTGTCCTTGCGGCAGCGGCAAGAAGTACAAGCAGTGCCATGGCCAGCTGATGTAA
- a CDS encoding M23 family metallopeptidase, protein MQVILLHPRFNRAKSITLGAKHLALMVAAFLLSVILATVLLYFLTVHYSLSVPFVGKAAVGSTAGGMPDKDKYLKENLAAMAIKLGEMQAQLMRLDALGERVQGLAGVKPEEFNFKEPPGRGGAESSSLSDRRSHDMSMSEFQQALDAMSRDVGYRADYMNVVETVLMSDRIKSKLLPTNQPVNVSYNSSSFGWRLDPFTGRSAFHEGLDFPASVGTAIVAAAAGVVIAAEYHPQYGNMLDIDHGNDIITRYAHASRLLVKVGDIVQRGQHIADIGTTGRSTGPHLHFEVRIKGIAQDPRKFLNAGTDLAKVATLAGK, encoded by the coding sequence ATGCAAGTAATTCTGCTGCACCCGCGCTTTAATCGTGCAAAATCCATTACTTTGGGCGCCAAGCATCTGGCATTGATGGTCGCAGCCTTCCTGTTGTCGGTCATACTGGCAACCGTCTTGCTGTATTTCCTCACGGTCCATTATTCGCTCAGCGTACCTTTCGTCGGTAAAGCCGCAGTCGGCAGTACCGCTGGGGGCATGCCTGATAAAGACAAATACCTGAAAGAAAATCTGGCGGCGATGGCGATCAAACTAGGGGAAATGCAGGCACAGCTGATGCGCCTGGATGCGCTTGGTGAACGGGTTCAGGGGCTGGCGGGCGTGAAGCCGGAAGAGTTCAATTTCAAGGAGCCGCCGGGACGCGGCGGCGCGGAATCCAGCAGCCTCAGCGACCGACGGTCGCATGACATGAGCATGAGCGAGTTCCAGCAGGCGCTGGATGCCATGTCGCGTGACGTCGGTTATCGCGCCGACTATATGAATGTGGTCGAAACCGTGCTGATGAGCGACCGGATCAAATCCAAGCTGTTGCCGACCAACCAGCCGGTCAATGTCAGTTATAACTCATCGAGCTTTGGCTGGCGGCTCGATCCTTTTACCGGCCGCAGTGCGTTTCATGAAGGATTGGATTTTCCCGCATCGGTTGGCACGGCAATTGTAGCTGCTGCTGCGGGCGTGGTGATTGCGGCTGAATATCACCCGCAATACGGCAACATGCTCGATATTGATCATGGCAACGATATTATTACCCGTTATGCCCATGCCTCACGCCTGCTGGTCAAGGTGGGTGATATCGTGCAGCGCGGGCAGCATATCGCCGATATTGGCACCACCGGGCGCTCTACCGGGCCGCATTTGCACTTTGAGGTAAGAATCAAAGGCATCGCCCAGGATCCGCGCAAGTTCCTGAATGCCGGCACCGACTTGGCCAAGGTGGCAACATTGGCAGGGAAGTAA
- a CDS encoding PTS sugar transporter subunit IIA yields the protein MNSIGELLAVENILLDLDVSHKKQVFAATGQLLGGQHDLTANQVVDALSAREMLGSTGLGAGVAVPHARIHGLAQAKLAFIRPRTPIPFDAPDAKPVSDIIVILIPEHATDQHLKILAEVAEMFQDRGFRERLSLCDDAADTLRAFTGWPE from the coding sequence ATGAATAGTATTGGCGAATTGTTGGCAGTCGAAAATATTCTGCTGGACCTGGACGTTTCGCATAAGAAGCAGGTTTTCGCGGCAACCGGGCAACTCCTCGGCGGCCAGCATGATCTGACAGCCAATCAGGTTGTCGATGCATTGTCGGCGCGCGAGATGCTGGGCTCGACAGGACTGGGCGCCGGGGTTGCCGTGCCACATGCACGCATTCACGGATTGGCGCAGGCAAAGCTGGCGTTCATACGACCGCGCACGCCGATCCCGTTTGACGCTCCCGATGCAAAGCCGGTATCGGACATCATCGTCATTCTGATACCCGAACACGCCACCGACCAGCATTTGAAAATCCTGGCAGAAGTCGCCGAGATGTTCCAGGACAGGGGTTTCCGCGAACGGCTTTCCTTGTGCGATGATGCCGCCGATACACTTCGCGCCTTTACTGGCTGGCCTGAATAA
- a CDS encoding ABC transporter permease, which translates to MPKRSYPDITSPQLRTSWRFGWIDILVVMAMLLLFWLVFSLSGDMRVHFDELHPPPLSLDVDMIPYYTARTVLRMFIAFGASLLFTFIWGYVAAKSPRARKVMLPILDILQSVPVLGFLSITVTGFLALFPGSLLGVECASIFAVFTAQAWNMTFGFYHSLVTIPAELSEAASIFRLNRWQRFTTLELPTSAIGLMWNSMMSFGGGWFFVAQSEAITVLNKNIKLPGLGSYMAAAVEAGNTRAALYAIGAMILTILLIDQLVWRPLVAWAEKFKLENTEAKDSPQSWMLDLLRRSNVVGWLFQRIGHFFARVSQRVSMVASDVSTSVTRNAPTLFKQVLRVALWLAIAAGIAWLVIDAFGVAREIKTEMTGAEMLHVVWLGILTFLRVLAMMVVATLIWTPIGVWIGLRPRVARIAQPLAQIAASFPVNMTFPFIVVFFITMNIPINIGSILLMALGTQWYILFNVIAGAMAIPTDLREAAQIFGLRKWRLWKTVIIPAIFPFWVTGAVTATGGAWNASIVAEVASWGQNKLVADGLGAYIAHVTEKGDKPAIYFSIVVMSLFVVVINRVLWRRLYALAEHKFKLD; encoded by the coding sequence ATGCCTAAACGCTCTTATCCGGATATCACTTCGCCCCAGCTACGCACCAGCTGGCGCTTTGGCTGGATCGACATCTTGGTCGTGATGGCGATGCTGCTGCTGTTCTGGCTGGTGTTCTCGCTCAGCGGCGACATGCGCGTGCACTTCGACGAACTGCATCCTCCGCCATTGTCGCTGGATGTAGACATGATCCCTTATTACACGGCGCGCACCGTGTTGCGGATGTTTATCGCCTTCGGCGCTTCGCTGTTGTTTACATTCATCTGGGGCTATGTTGCGGCCAAGAGCCCGCGCGCGCGCAAGGTCATGCTGCCGATCCTGGATATCCTGCAATCGGTGCCGGTGCTGGGCTTCCTGTCGATCACGGTGACGGGGTTCCTGGCCCTGTTTCCCGGCAGTCTCCTGGGTGTCGAATGCGCCAGCATTTTTGCGGTGTTCACCGCGCAAGCCTGGAACATGACCTTCGGCTTCTACCACTCGCTCGTGACGATTCCCGCCGAACTGTCAGAAGCCGCCTCCATCTTCCGCCTCAACCGCTGGCAGCGCTTTACCACGCTGGAGCTGCCGACCTCGGCCATCGGCCTGATGTGGAATTCGATGATGAGCTTCGGCGGCGGCTGGTTTTTCGTGGCGCAAAGCGAAGCGATTACCGTACTGAACAAGAATATCAAGCTGCCGGGCCTGGGATCTTACATGGCGGCGGCAGTCGAAGCCGGCAACACCCGCGCCGCGCTGTATGCAATTGGCGCAATGATCCTGACCATCCTCTTGATCGATCAGCTAGTGTGGCGGCCGCTGGTCGCCTGGGCCGAAAAATTCAAACTCGAAAATACCGAGGCCAAAGACAGCCCGCAATCCTGGATGCTGGATTTGTTGCGACGTTCCAATGTAGTCGGCTGGCTGTTCCAGCGCATTGGCCATTTTTTCGCCCGAGTCAGCCAACGCGTCTCGATGGTGGCGTCCGATGTCTCGACCAGCGTGACCCGCAACGCACCGACGCTCTTCAAGCAAGTCTTGCGCGTGGCGCTGTGGCTGGCCATCGCTGCCGGCATTGCCTGGCTGGTAATCGATGCGTTTGGCGTCGCCAGGGAAATCAAGACCGAGATGACCGGCGCCGAGATGCTGCACGTGGTCTGGCTTGGCATCCTCACCTTCCTGCGGGTGCTGGCAATGATGGTGGTGGCGACGCTGATCTGGACCCCGATCGGCGTCTGGATAGGCTTGCGGCCGCGGGTCGCGCGCATCGCCCAGCCGCTGGCGCAAATCGCTGCCTCGTTTCCGGTGAACATGACTTTCCCATTCATCGTGGTGTTTTTCATCACGATGAACATTCCCATCAACATCGGCAGCATCCTGCTCATGGCGTTGGGAACCCAATGGTATATCCTGTTTAATGTGATCGCCGGCGCCATGGCGATTCCGACCGACCTGCGTGAAGCTGCGCAGATCTTCGGCTTGCGCAAGTGGCGCTTGTGGAAGACGGTGATCATTCCAGCGATTTTCCCGTTCTGGGTCACCGGCGCAGTCACCGCTACTGGTGGCGCCTGGAATGCCAGCATCGTGGCCGAGGTTGCTTCCTGGGGCCAGAACAAGCTGGTGGCCGATGGCCTTGGCGCCTACATCGCCCACGTCACCGAGAAAGGCGACAAGCCCGCTATTTATTTCAGCATCGTGGTGATGTCGTTGTTCGTGGTGGTCATCAACCGCGTACTGTGGCGCCGGCTGTATGCGCTGGCAGAACATAAATTCAAGCTCGATTAA
- a CDS encoding ABC transporter ATP-binding protein, which translates to MSNPVSTASPATGRSALHAAPLIELQHVSKAYTTGGGEPVTILDDISLAVREGEMLALLGQSGSGKSTILRLIAGLTDPTNGAVLSHGKALEGINRKLSIVFQSFALYPWLTVQQNVQVGLTQRRLSVQQEQEEIDKVLTLIGLSGFENAFPKELSGGMRQRVGLARAIVAKPEVLCMDEAFSALDVLTAENLRAEVVDLWNNASETGIKSIFFVTHNIVEAAYMASRIVIISSHPGRIKNVIQNPLPYPRDVKSKEFAALVNQIHDAITALALPDEPGAEVALAETGVDGEKTPEQEVQTAAQDASSNRVEPIPNVPVGRIVGLLEILQNNQETINIYELSTRIGTDFGETIAIVKAAEMLDLVDTPKHEVNMTTLGWYFLAAPMAARKTLFRKQILRLRLFQMLTTRLNENPGAKVKEDDILEELASLLPYDQPESLFATLISWGRYAEIIDYDQRTGTVHLEAHEPQVSST; encoded by the coding sequence ATGTCAAACCCAGTTTCCACCGCATCCCCGGCCACCGGCCGCAGCGCCTTGCACGCCGCGCCCCTGATCGAACTGCAGCATGTGTCGAAAGCCTATACCACTGGTGGCGGCGAGCCCGTCACCATCCTCGACGACATCAGTCTTGCCGTGCGCGAGGGAGAAATGCTGGCGCTGCTAGGCCAGTCGGGAAGCGGAAAATCGACCATCTTGCGCCTGATTGCCGGGCTGACCGATCCTACCAACGGCGCCGTCCTCAGCCACGGTAAAGCCTTGGAGGGCATCAATCGCAAGCTGTCCATCGTGTTCCAGAGCTTCGCCCTGTATCCCTGGCTGACCGTACAGCAGAATGTCCAGGTCGGACTCACCCAGCGTCGCCTGAGCGTTCAGCAGGAACAGGAAGAAATCGACAAGGTCCTGACGTTGATCGGCCTATCAGGCTTCGAAAACGCCTTCCCCAAGGAACTCTCCGGCGGTATGCGACAACGCGTCGGACTGGCCCGGGCGATCGTCGCCAAACCGGAAGTGCTATGTATGGATGAAGCATTCAGCGCGCTCGACGTGCTCACCGCTGAGAACCTGCGCGCCGAAGTAGTCGACCTCTGGAATAACGCCAGCGAGACCGGTATCAAGAGTATTTTCTTCGTGACCCACAATATCGTCGAAGCGGCTTACATGGCGTCGCGCATCGTGATCATTTCCTCGCATCCGGGCCGCATCAAGAATGTGATTCAGAATCCGCTGCCCTATCCGCGGGACGTCAAGTCGAAGGAATTTGCAGCTCTGGTCAACCAGATTCACGACGCGATTACAGCGCTGGCGCTGCCGGATGAACCAGGCGCTGAAGTTGCACTCGCCGAGACTGGCGTTGATGGCGAGAAAACGCCAGAACAGGAAGTACAAACAGCGGCGCAAGATGCAAGCTCAAATCGCGTCGAACCGATTCCTAATGTGCCGGTCGGTCGGATTGTAGGTTTACTGGAAATTCTCCAGAACAATCAGGAAACCATCAACATCTACGAACTGAGCACCCGGATCGGCACCGACTTCGGCGAAACGATTGCCATCGTCAAGGCTGCCGAAATGCTGGATCTGGTCGATACGCCTAAGCATGAAGTCAACATGACTACGCTCGGCTGGTATTTCCTGGCCGCGCCGATGGCCGCCCGTAAAACGCTATTCAGGAAACAGATCTTGCGTTTGCGCCTGTTCCAGATGCTGACGACGCGCCTCAATGAAAATCCGGGGGCGAAGGTAAAAGAGGACGACATCCTGGAAGAACTGGCGAGCCTGCTGCCTTACGACCAGCCGGAGAGCTTGTTCGCGACGCTGATTTCCTGGGGGCGTTATGCGGAAATCATAGACTACGACCAACGCACCGGCACTGTCCACCTGGAGGCGCATGAGCCGCAGGTGAGCAGTACGTAA
- the lpxC gene encoding UDP-3-O-acyl-N-acetylglucosamine deacetylase has protein sequence MLKQRTIKKIVKTTGIGVHSGTKVELTLRPAAVDTGIVFRRVDLDPVVDFPAKATEVGDTRMASVLVKDGARVSTIEHLMSACSGLGIDNLYVDVTAEEIPIMDGSASSFVFLLQQAGLEEQGAAKKFVRIKKSVEVREGLGDREKWARLDPCNGFKLKFFIEFNHPAVDGTGQTAEVDFSIESYVKEIARARTFGFMQDVETMRGLGLARGGSLENAIVMDEYRILNSDGLRYENEFVRHKILDAIGDLYLIGHPLLASYTAHKSGHGLNNQLLRALLAQPDAYEVVSFDELTEAPGAYQRQVGQEWALN, from the coding sequence ATGTTGAAACAACGCACCATTAAAAAAATTGTCAAGACGACAGGTATTGGCGTCCATTCCGGCACAAAAGTCGAGCTGACCTTGCGCCCGGCCGCTGTGGATACCGGCATCGTCTTCCGTCGTGTTGATCTTGATCCGGTCGTCGATTTCCCTGCGAAAGCCACCGAGGTCGGCGATACGCGCATGGCCTCGGTACTGGTCAAGGATGGCGCGCGGGTATCGACTATTGAGCATCTGATGTCAGCCTGCTCAGGACTGGGCATCGATAACCTGTATGTCGACGTGACTGCCGAAGAAATTCCGATCATGGACGGTTCTGCCTCATCCTTCGTGTTCCTGCTGCAGCAAGCCGGGCTGGAAGAGCAGGGGGCCGCCAAGAAATTTGTCCGCATCAAGAAATCAGTTGAAGTGCGTGAAGGCCTGGGTGATCGTGAAAAGTGGGCGCGATTGGACCCTTGCAATGGTTTCAAGCTCAAGTTTTTCATCGAATTCAACCATCCCGCGGTAGATGGCACCGGCCAGACGGCGGAAGTGGATTTCAGCATCGAGTCGTACGTAAAAGAAATCGCGCGTGCGCGTACTTTCGGTTTTATGCAGGATGTGGAAACTATGCGCGGCTTGGGACTGGCGCGTGGCGGTTCGCTGGAAAACGCTATCGTTATGGACGAATACCGGATCCTGAATAGCGACGGCCTGCGTTATGAAAACGAGTTTGTGCGTCACAAGATACTGGATGCCATCGGCGATCTGTACCTGATCGGCCATCCGCTGCTTGCCAGCTATACCGCCCATAAATCCGGCCATGGTTTGAATAACCAGCTGTTGCGTGCCTTGCTGGCGCAACCGGATGCCTATGAGGTGGTCAGCTTTGACGAGTTGACTGAAGCGCCGGGCGCGTATCAGCGGCAAGTCGGACAAGAGTGGGCGTTGAATTAA